Genomic segment of Myxococcus stipitatus:
CGCCGGCATCCAGGCCGACCTGAACACCTTCTCGTATCACCGCGTGCACGGCACCACCGCGCTCACGGCCATCACCGCGCAGAACACCCGAGGCGTCACCCGGGTCGACGTGATGCCCCCGGAGGCCGTCGCCGCGCAGATGGACGCTGTCGCGGAGGACCTTCGCGTCGGCGCGGTGAAGACGGGCATGCTCGTCAACGCGGACATCATCTCCGTCGTCGCGTGGCGGCTGAAGTCCTTGAAGCTGGGCTCGCTCGTGGTGGACCCCGTCATGGTGTCGCGTGCCGGAGCGCGCCTCATCGACGACTCGGCGGTCGGCGCCTTGAAGCAGCACCTGCTCCCGCTCGCGGACATCGTCACGCCCAACCGCCACGAGGCGGAGCTGCTCGCGGGCCTGGAGCTGCGCACGCTGGACGACATGCGAGAGGCCGCGCGGCGCATCCATCAGCTCGGCCCGCGCGCGGTGCTCGTCAAGGGCGGGGGCATGACGGGGGAGCTCCGGGGCCTGGACGTCTGGTTCGACGGCGAGCGGATGGAGGCGCTGTTCCTTCGCGCGGTGAAGACGCAGAACACCCATGGCACGGGCTGCACCCTCTCCGCGGCCATCACCGCCGGGCTCGCGCTGGGACAGGACGCATGGGAGGCCACCCGACGCGCCAAGGAGTTCGTCACCGCGGCGCTGGAGCACCCGCTGCACCTGGGACAGGGCCACGGCCCGTTCAGCCACTTCTCCCCGCTGAACCGGCCCGGCTGACCCACGCTGGGGGGCAAAAAATAATCCCGCGGAAATTCCCCGGTCGATTTCCGCCCATCCCCATTCGATTCGGGGATGGGAGACTGAGCTCCCCCCAAAGTCGTGAGGCCCCCCATGAAGTACCTGCTGATGATCTACGAGAACGAGAAGATCTGGGAGTCGCTCTCTCAAGAGGAGACCCAGAAGATCCTCGGCGAATACGCCGTCTTCACGGAGTCGCTCGAGAAGAGCGGGAGCTACATCGCGGCGGAGGCCCTGGAGCCGACGCCCACCGCGACCACCGTGCGCATCCGCGACGGCAAGCGGCTGACGACGGATGGCCCGTTCGCGGAGACGCGCGAGCAGCTGGGGGGCTTCTATCTGGTGGAGGCGAAGGACCTCGATGAGGCCATCGCCATGGCCTCGCGCATTCCCAACGCGCGGACCGGCTCCATCGAGATTCGCCCCATCATGGACTACTCCAAGAACATGGGCTGAAGAAGGAAGCTCGGGCCCAGGACAGGACTCCTGGGCCCAGGCCGTGCCGCCCTCATGTCTCCCTGGCTGTCCATCCTCGAGCAGACCTACCGCACGGACCACGGCCGCATCGTGGCCACGCTCATCCGGGTCATGGGCGGAGACTTCGCGTCGGCGGAGGAGCTGGTGCAGGAGGCCTTCGAGGCGGCGCTCCAGCAGTGGCCCCAGGACGGAGTGCCCGCCGAGCCCCGGGCGTGGCTCATCCGCGCCGCGCGCAACAAGGCCGTGGACCGGATGCGGCGCGGCGTGAGGCTCGGGACCCGGGTGGATGAGCTGGAGGTGCTGGCCCGGCTCGAACAAGAGCTCTCCACCGCTCCCGATGGCGCGGATTGGCAGGCCCACCCGGACGACTCGCTCCGGCTGCTCTTCACCTGCTGCCACCCCGCGCTGGCGGTCGACATCCAGGTGGCGCTCGCGCTGCGGACCTTGTGTGGCTTGACGACCGAGGAGATCGCCCGAGCCTTCCTCGTTCCGCCGGCGACGATGGCGCAGCGCCTGGTGCGCGCGCAGCGCAAGATTCGCGACGCGGGCATCCCCTACGTCATCCCCGCGCTGGATGCGCTGGCCGAGCGCACCCACGGCGTGCTGCACGCCATCTACCTGCTGTTCTCGGAGGGCTACGCCGCCACGGAGGGAGACGCCCTGCTGCGCGTGGACCTGTGCGCGGAGGCGCTGCGGCTGGCGCGACTGGCGCGCTCGCTGCTCCCTCGCAATGGCGAGGTGGCCTCCCTCCTGTCCATGCTGCTCCTGCACCACTCCCGCCACCGCGCGCGGGTGGCCCAGGACGGAGGACTGGTGCTGCTGGACCGGCAGGACCGGAGCTTGTGGGACGCGTCGGAGATGGAGGAGGGGTTGGCGCAGCTGGAGGCCGCGCTCGCCCTGGGCGCGTTCGGGCCCTACACGATTCAGGCGGCCATCGCCGCGCTGCACGCGCAGGCCAGACGCCCCGAGGACACCGACTGGGAGCAGATCTCCGCGCTCTATCACCGGCTGTCCGAGCTGGCCCCTGGACCCGTGGTGGAGCTCAACCGCGCGGCCGCGGTGGCGATGGCGAAGGGGCCCGAGCATGGCCTCGCGCTGGTCGATGACCTGGAGGCCTCCGGAAGGCTCACCTCCTATCACCTGCTCCCCGCGGCGCGCGCGGAGCTGCTGCGCAGACTGGGACGCAGAGAGGAATCCGCGGCGGCGTATCGCCGGGCCCTGGCCCTGGTGCGCACCGAGCCCGAACGTCGCTTCCTGGAGGAGCGGCTGCGCGAAGTGATTTGAATTGATCAACGCGAAGCGGCGCGGCGTCCAAGCGGCACAACACGACGCCGGCTGTTTCCCGCCACCCTTGGCCCAGGAAACGGGCCGGCACATCCACAGGTCCACACCCATGCGGAAGTTCCGCCTGTCGTCACCCGTCTGTCTTCTGTCTTCCCTCCTCGCCCTCGGTGGCTGCGCCGACTCGACGCCCCGCGAGCCCGCGCCCCAGGCCCCCGTCGCGCAACGCATTCCCCATCGCTACATCGTCATGCTGCGTCCCTCGACGACCACGAGCGCCACCAAGGGAATGGGCACACAAGAGAAGGTGATGGGACTCGCGAGCAAATATGACGCGAAGGTCGCGCGCACCTATTCCCATGCACTCCAGGGCTTCGTGGCGGAGCTGGATGACTCACGCGTGGAGGCCCTTCGCGCGGACCCGGACGTCGCGCTCGTCGAGCAGGACCTCAAGGTCCGGCTCCATCAGGTCGCGGGGACCGTCCCGTGGAACCTGGACCGCCTGGACCAGAAGGACCTGCCGCTCGATGGCCGCTACCAGCCCGGGCTGACCGGCGCGGGAGTCCACGCCTACGTCCTCGACACGGGCATCCGCTCCACGCACACGGAGTTCCAGGGGCGGATGGGGAACGGCTTCGACGCGCTGACGCCTGGAGGTGACGCGGAGGACTGCCACGGCCATGGGACGCACGTGGCGGGTCTGCTGGGAGGCACGACGTGGGGCGTGGCCAAGGCGGTGACGCTGCATCCCGTGCGCGCCATTGATTGCGAGGGAGAAGGCACCGCGTCGGGCATCGTCGCGGCCCTCGACTGGGTCATCGCGAATCACCAGTCCCCCGCCGTCGCCAACCTGAGCCTCGGCTTCGAGGCCTCCGAAGTCATCGACCAGGCGGTCCGCAACGCCGTGGCCGCGGGCATCACCACCGTCGTGGCCGCGGGCAATGACACGGTGGACGCCTGCGGCATCTCCCCCGCCCGCGCCCCGGAAGTCATCACGGTGGGAGCGACGAACAAGGACCACGCCAAGGCCAGCTTCTCCAACTACGGCCCCTGCGTGGACGTGTTCGCCCCCGGAGAGGACATCGAGTCGGCGGGCGTCGTGGACGACACGGCCTCCGCGCCCTACTCCGGCACGTCCATGGCCACGCCCCATGTCGCGGGCGCCGTGGCGCTCTTCCTGGGGGCACATCCCTCCGCGACACCCGCGCAGGCCCGGGACGCGCTCATCGCCGCGGCCGTGCCGGGGCGCGTGGCGAACGTGATGCCGACCACGCCCAACCTGCTCCTCCAGACGGACTTCACCACCGTGGCCGGTGACCACCACCAGCCCTGGGCCCACATCCTCACTCCCTTTTCTCGGAGCACGGTCCGGGACACCTCGCGGGTGCACGTGCTGGCCGTGGATGACTCCGGCATCCGGCGCGTGGACTTCTGGGTCGATGGCCTGCTCCGCGGAAGCGACGACACCTTCCCGTTCGAGTTCGCCTGGGACACTCTCCAGGAGCTCAACGGCCCCGCGGTGCTTGAGGTCCGCGCCTATGACACCAGCCTCAAGGGCCACCGCTCCGCGCCCGTCGCGGTGACGGTGCGCAACCGAGGCATCGCCGACTTCGACCCGGAGCTCCTCGCCCCCCGCTGCACGGCCCTGACGTCCTCGTGCGGCACCGGGCGCCTCGTGGAGGGCATGGGCACCTCGGGCCCCGAGCGCAACCAGCCCAACACGCTGGGCGCCTCGTGCCCGGATGGCTATGGGACCTATTACGTCAGCACCTCGCTGGAGGGGCTGCGCATCACCAGCCAGGACGGAGGCCCGCTCACGGCGGGACGCGTGGTGACGATCTCCGCGAAGGTCGCGGGTGCCGGGAGCTGGCTGAGCCCCGTGGACCTCTTCCACGCGGCGGACGCGCGCAACCCGAACTGGACGTACCTCGGGCAGCTCCCCTTCCCGGAGTCGGGAGCCACCGAGCTCTCCACCACCTTCGTCCTCCC
This window contains:
- the thiD gene encoding bifunctional hydroxymethylpyrimidine kinase/phosphomethylpyrimidine kinase yields the protein MRRMQTSSSVPTALTVAGSDSGGGAGIQADLNTFSYHRVHGTTALTAITAQNTRGVTRVDVMPPEAVAAQMDAVAEDLRVGAVKTGMLVNADIISVVAWRLKSLKLGSLVVDPVMVSRAGARLIDDSAVGALKQHLLPLADIVTPNRHEAELLAGLELRTLDDMREAARRIHQLGPRAVLVKGGGMTGELRGLDVWFDGERMEALFLRAVKTQNTHGTGCTLSAAITAGLALGQDAWEATRRAKEFVTAALEHPLHLGQGHGPFSHFSPLNRPG
- a CDS encoding YciI family protein, which translates into the protein MKYLLMIYENEKIWESLSQEETQKILGEYAVFTESLEKSGSYIAAEALEPTPTATTVRIRDGKRLTTDGPFAETREQLGGFYLVEAKDLDEAIAMASRIPNARTGSIEIRPIMDYSKNMG
- a CDS encoding RNA polymerase sigma factor, translating into MSPWLSILEQTYRTDHGRIVATLIRVMGGDFASAEELVQEAFEAALQQWPQDGVPAEPRAWLIRAARNKAVDRMRRGVRLGTRVDELEVLARLEQELSTAPDGADWQAHPDDSLRLLFTCCHPALAVDIQVALALRTLCGLTTEEIARAFLVPPATMAQRLVRAQRKIRDAGIPYVIPALDALAERTHGVLHAIYLLFSEGYAATEGDALLRVDLCAEALRLARLARSLLPRNGEVASLLSMLLLHHSRHRARVAQDGGLVLLDRQDRSLWDASEMEEGLAQLEAALALGAFGPYTIQAAIAALHAQARRPEDTDWEQISALYHRLSELAPGPVVELNRAAAVAMAKGPEHGLALVDDLEASGRLTSYHLLPAARAELLRRLGRREESAAAYRRALALVRTEPERRFLEERLREVI
- a CDS encoding S8 family serine peptidase, producing the protein MRKFRLSSPVCLLSSLLALGGCADSTPREPAPQAPVAQRIPHRYIVMLRPSTTTSATKGMGTQEKVMGLASKYDAKVARTYSHALQGFVAELDDSRVEALRADPDVALVEQDLKVRLHQVAGTVPWNLDRLDQKDLPLDGRYQPGLTGAGVHAYVLDTGIRSTHTEFQGRMGNGFDALTPGGDAEDCHGHGTHVAGLLGGTTWGVAKAVTLHPVRAIDCEGEGTASGIVAALDWVIANHQSPAVANLSLGFEASEVIDQAVRNAVAAGITTVVAAGNDTVDACGISPARAPEVITVGATNKDHAKASFSNYGPCVDVFAPGEDIESAGVVDDTASAPYSGTSMATPHVAGAVALFLGAHPSATPAQARDALIAAAVPGRVANVMPTTPNLLLQTDFTTVAGDHHQPWAHILTPFSRSTVRDTSRVHVLAVDDSGIRRVDFWVDGLLRGSDDTFPFEFAWDTLQELNGPAVLEVRAYDTSLKGHRSAPVAVTVRNRGIADFDPELLAPRCTALTSSCGTGRLVEGMGTSGPERNQPNTLGASCPDGYGTYYVSTSLEGLRITSQDGGPLTAGRVVTISAKVAGAGSWLSPVDLFHAADARNPNWTYLGQLPFPESGATELSTTFVLPPGGLQAIRGVAGFNPMQASCTPEGWADHDDLVFPVANPTP